A segment of the Malaclemys terrapin pileata isolate rMalTer1 chromosome 1, rMalTer1.hap1, whole genome shotgun sequence genome:
AATTATTGAGGCAGGGGGCACCATAAAATATGGAATTGGCCTTAGCAGAGTCATGTGTTCACAATTCATTTACCTGAATAATGAAAATATCATTTTTCAATGTGTGAAGAGCAACCAATCTGTTTCACCCATTAGAAAAGCTTCCAGCCGTACATTTAATGTCTCAAATTAACATTGTGTCTCCATACAGGCATTTTTCATGCAACCATCACCCTAGACCCTGGGCAAATACAGGAAGTTACGGGAACGTATGGTACATGCAGGAGACACCATTCTGTCTCAGAGTTGaacaccttctcccctactctatgtcagattccaacacaactGCTTTCAagaacccctccaccttcatcctgctgggcattcctggcctggaggcagcccacgtctggatctccatccccttctgcaccatgtacatcatagccatcttggggaacttcaccatcctgttcatcaTTAAGACGGAGCTGAGCCTCCatgggcccatgtactatttTCTCTCCATGCTGGCTGTCACTGACCTGGTCCTGACTACATCTACCCTGCCCAAATCACTGAGTATCTtttggttcaattccagggagattgATTTCAGTGCCTGcttcacccagatgtacttcatttACTGCTTCTTAGAGATGGAGTCTGGGATTCTTGTAGCCATGGCTTTGGATCGTTACGTGGCCATCTGCGACCCCCTGAGAtattccaccatcctgacaaacccCCTGGTGGCCAAGATCGGCCTGGCTGTGTTGCTGCGCGGCTGCATGGTCATACTGCCCATTCCCATCCTTTCGAGGcaatggccatattgcagaaccaacatcatcccccagCCATACTGCATGCATATAGCCGTGCTGAATCTGGCCTGCGCCGACACCCGTGTCAGTAGTTACTACGGCCTCTTTGTGGTATTCTGTGTGATGGGTCTGGATGTGATTTTGATCGCCGTGTCCTatacccagatcctcagggccatcttcagcctccccacaaaggacgcccggctcaagacttttgggacctgcagctcccacctcttTGTCATTTTAGCCTTTTATATACCAGGTCTCTTGTCCTCCCTCACGTACCGGTTTGGCCATAATGTGCCTGGGCATTTCCATGTTCTCATTGCCAACGTGTACCACTTGATGCCCCCCGCGCTAAATCCCATCATCTATGGGGTGAGGACCAAAGAGATCcgtgggaggctgctccagctctttATTCATGAAGGGACCTAAACTTTTCTCCTTGTGCTCTGGGTCTCAGACCTctatgcagagctggctggtgtcATGGTCCTGGGCCCTCTTCCCTGAATCACTGACCGGACAGTCAAAATGACAATAATCCCTTTCCTGACCTGTTGTTTCAGCATGACAAACTGAGGAATTTGTCTGTGTAGAACTCACTAAGTTACAGGATTGGCACcattctaattgctggtaactggatCGCTGAGGCCATTTGCCCTTCTCCGCCTGTTCCCCACGCTCCTGGCCCCTGCTCCatctctttccccaaggcccctccccctgcctcaagTACTCCCACAAGTCCCCgctcccttctctgcctcttcccgcacGGCCCCACCTCTGTTCTGCCACTTTCCCCAGAGACACATCCCTGGTgcttcctcctttcctccccaacCCCATAAACTTTCTGGATCATCTCGACCTCCCTCCTTGCCCAGATGCGCTCCCTCTGctttggggctgggacaggagcagTTGCAGGCTGACAAGGAGCCTGCAGTGAGTGCAGAAAGGCAACAGCGCTGGGGCCGACAGGTGGATGAGAAGCGGAGAGGGAAACCAGGAAGCTGTGTAAAAGAATCTGGGGATTGGGACCAGGGTTGTGTTGCCGGCGAGTGAGACTGTGCATCATACAGCTTGTGGGCCCTAAAGCTCAGCTACAAAGTCCTGAGGGAAGAAAGCATTGTGTGTCTTATTTCTTTAGCTTTTGGTTCCCTTTTGTTCTTCCCGACTGGGAGTCTGTAGCAGGCCGGGTCCCTACACTGGGATTCTGGGCAGAAGCCGGGATGGCTTCggtgccccacagggaggaaGATAAACAGGAGACCTACCATTAGCCAGGTATTTACACATATAAACGGCAACTTATCTAGAACTACAGGGCAGCGATTGcccaggggctgaagctgaaCAGTGAAGTTGAGTCTAACGTACGCTCTGCATGACACTTTTGATCACTACATCTAGAATCTCCGTAGCGAGGCTGCTAGGCAGCGTTCTGCCCATGTTATCGATGGACTGAGCCACGCAGAGgtaaagtgatttacccaaggtcacccaatgagtcagtggcagaatcgaGAATAGGAACCGGGAGTCCtgacctcccccacacccacccagcaGCATTGCTCTGGCCATGCACTGGCATTGCTCCTCTGCATTGTGTTAGATGCCGTGAGGCTATTTGTTTGTCATGATCCATGGAATTTCCGTCCTCCTTAAACAGGAGGAATTTATTAAAGAAACTGCTAAAATCTACAGCCACAAAAACAGGTTTACACACAGCTCAGTTTTCAGCCTTCtcttagactcatagaatattagggttggaagagacc
Coding sequences within it:
- the LOC128832991 gene encoding olfactory receptor 52R1-like, yielding MQETPFCLRVEHLLPYSMSDSNTTAFKNPSTFILLGIPGLEAAHVWISIPFCTMYIIAILGNFTILFIIKTELSLHGPMYYFLSMLAVTDLVLTTSTLPKSLSIFWFNSREIDFSACFTQMYFIYCFLEMESGILVAMALDRYVAICDPLRYSTILTNPLVAKIGLAVLLRGCMVILPIPILSRQWPYCRTNIIPQPYCMHIAVLNLACADTRVSSYYGLFVVFCVMGLDVILIAVSYTQILRAIFSLPTKDARLKTFGTCSSHLFVILAFYIPGLLSSLTYRFGHNVPGHFHVLIANVYHLMPPALNPIIYGVRTKEIRGRLLQLFIHEGT